In bacterium, one genomic interval encodes:
- a CDS encoding BamA/TamA family outer membrane protein, whose amino-acid sequence MAVLLLFVGTASAVEVRIEGERTEQISKLLKRLQVTNGTTLAANPDSVRNLLMKEGHLDAAATLVNDTLRVSAGPLYLLTEMVVDSAENDRFSFTVPFTEVNVRSVIDDILRAYHARGYYYARATIGSIARDENKVTIHLELIPGPLVTLNQVTIEGLQRTRDETVLRDLEVGPGDTLTDRLIDRLEVDAREIRYVEYVPSARVKPLSGYNQADVELRFRERQQLIFSGGIGYQNEQEQGLLWDLSMQMPNLFGEGKQVSLQSERSQKGRNHLYLSYRQPARIVGRSEVMAELSTRDFRDDFYEFALNIGLDIRLSRGTTAGLTVGWKRVEPVDSSGYSRYAVGVGFGRHDLDFPQNPTSGYALRSSVLYAYRSVDADSLSAGRSYSETRAELEVSHYFRLIGPVVLATGVGYHGVESEDDELPVSELILFGGPGSIRGFQSEQFAARRGVTASFEPRVRFDGGHLFAFWDGALMQTSSGGGIEEIYRQGFGGGITLATAERSIQLSLGWNRDLAIDQPFLSVAFLSGL is encoded by the coding sequence ATGGCTGTGCTACTGCTTTTCGTGGGAACGGCATCTGCGGTTGAAGTGCGGATCGAGGGGGAACGCACTGAGCAGATCAGCAAACTACTGAAACGACTCCAGGTCACCAATGGGACTACGTTGGCGGCGAATCCGGATTCAGTGAGAAATCTGCTGATGAAAGAGGGGCATCTTGATGCGGCCGCTACTCTGGTAAACGATACACTGCGGGTGAGCGCGGGGCCGCTATATCTTCTGACGGAAATGGTAGTTGATTCGGCAGAGAACGATCGCTTCTCATTTACTGTCCCATTCACCGAGGTCAATGTCAGGTCGGTAATCGATGATATCCTCCGGGCGTATCATGCGCGTGGCTATTATTATGCTCGCGCGACGATTGGGTCGATAGCCCGGGATGAGAACAAGGTTACGATTCATCTGGAGTTGATTCCGGGGCCACTCGTGACTTTGAATCAGGTGACCATAGAAGGACTCCAGCGGACCAGAGATGAAACGGTCTTACGCGATCTTGAGGTGGGGCCGGGAGATACGCTGACCGATCGGTTGATCGACCGATTGGAGGTGGATGCCCGAGAGATACGATATGTCGAGTACGTTCCTTCGGCCAGAGTGAAGCCGCTTTCCGGATACAATCAGGCGGATGTCGAGCTGCGTTTCCGCGAGCGTCAGCAGTTGATCTTCTCTGGCGGGATTGGGTATCAGAACGAACAGGAGCAGGGTCTGCTCTGGGACCTCTCGATGCAGATGCCCAATCTGTTTGGCGAAGGGAAACAGGTTTCGCTGCAGTCCGAGCGAAGTCAAAAGGGGAGGAATCATCTCTATCTGTCTTATCGTCAGCCGGCGCGGATTGTCGGGAGATCTGAGGTGATGGCGGAACTATCGACCCGAGATTTTCGGGATGACTTCTATGAGTTTGCCCTCAATATCGGGCTGGATATTCGCTTGTCGCGCGGCACCACTGCCGGCCTGACTGTTGGCTGGAAGCGGGTTGAGCCGGTTGATTCCTCGGGATACAGCCGGTATGCAGTCGGAGTCGGCTTTGGGAGGCACGATCTGGACTTTCCGCAGAATCCGACGAGTGGATATGCGCTCCGGTCGTCAGTCCTGTACGCTTATCGTTCTGTCGATGCAGATAGTCTGAGTGCCGGGAGGAGCTATAGTGAGACGCGAGCCGAACTTGAGGTATCGCACTATTTCCGGTTGATCGGGCCGGTCGTCCTGGCAACGGGTGTTGGCTATCACGGTGTCGAATCCGAGGATGACGAACTGCCGGTTTCAGAATTGATCCTGTTTGGCGGGCCCGGGAGCATTCGGGGGTTCCAGAGCGAGCAGTTTGCGGCACGCAGGGGAGTCACCGCCTCATTCGAGCCGCGTGTCCGCTTTGACGGCGGTCACCTGTTTGCGTTCTGGGATGGCGCGTTGATGCAGACCTCGTCAGGGGGAGGGATTGAAGAGATCTATCGCCAGGGGTTTGGTGGCGGGATCACACTGGCGACAGCCGAGAGATCGATCCAGTTATCGCTTGGCTGGAATCGTGATCTGGCTATCGATCAGCCATTTCTTTCGGTCGCTTTCCTCTCCGGTCTCTAA
- a CDS encoding T9SS type A sorting domain-containing protein gives MKRQRWVGSIGLAGCLMVLFATAVVPADKILIGTKKPVSASGENKVTHQCLTPECGPMHTPSALQVERDKPWSLPKAALGENQQAVVRVLALRFNFQEETTDDPNTTGRGVMDFSRPLENPTDSAAYYNQVGHWIDPPPHNKEYFNAQMMALDRYWNQVSEGHVSLIWHNFPEVSDSAYTLPHPMSYYGRCDSVVIGLEDYFEDCIRLADTLHMLGDTNIDFSLYDAIILFHAGSDRQNDIGFPETCSDLFTGFIRFGDSIPVDGGARYVRTALLMPETSSQDNRATALNAVLAHEFGHQLGLVDIYSTTNFLSQVGDFSLMDNNGFSTGIDFGFETGQVFGAIPIYPDAWSRAYLGYVPVVDYRQGSDIRVVAAEVASNGTKIARVPISENEFYLIENRIQETDGLQTAALVDSATNVIQGPVNLARQFTGEYDFLIPGSGMLIYLVDEAVAGLDWDGDGLNNFDDNDLQINPERKFLTLIEADGLINFGGYYRSGFGKAEDMYRDDRNRSFTPNTNPPSIDNSGNNSRVFITGITRDTIRAPQAHDVTYLDSVMLFDLETENLASGFPVRVGKPVYGISPIVEDMNNDGSPEVIVASGRFLHVMTESGGNYLLDVADTCAACPRYRDSSFASVHPGREHIMPAYFIANSDITTQPVVGTFGADTMKMIAIGYQVSASGGKVVFLTQYDDAGNGLADFTGNTNDVTGVPIAMAFSNQFVVLTDSGRVYGFDNPVSPHSAFNVIDEQYHGLCLMGNRAVVMHGDSLVTRLTVLDTPSVTLELPRYYNWGPVVCDMDRDGQPEILAASPDGWIIYATIDTAGTDPVLRILEEGETGFGFSANPVAGDADLDGYADMIIGGRNAIYAFDRRAQLLTNFPVEINDRYPSDSVISAPIHGDLNHSGVPEMIFPTGIGNIYSFGLGKSYGFPLSAGELGVGSPVIFHSDTTAKLGYVGVDGWFYAWNISTDSTRNYWPMAGHDAQGSFALPVDQLDDPVTSPDKFAEKSFFNYPNPVTEGSTTFRYILGEAANRVEMTIYDLSGREIASMNGPAFQGTNEYGWQCSDVTPGVYRCRIVIDFAGETKTAFTDVAVIR, from the coding sequence GTGAAGAGACAGAGGTGGGTTGGGTCAATAGGATTGGCCGGCTGTTTGATGGTGCTGTTCGCGACTGCGGTAGTGCCGGCAGACAAGATCCTGATCGGAACGAAAAAACCGGTTTCGGCATCCGGCGAAAATAAAGTAACGCATCAGTGCCTCACGCCTGAGTGTGGCCCGATGCATACACCATCCGCGCTGCAAGTCGAGCGGGATAAACCGTGGTCGTTGCCGAAAGCGGCTTTGGGTGAGAACCAGCAGGCGGTGGTCCGGGTGCTGGCGCTTCGGTTTAATTTCCAGGAAGAGACGACGGACGATCCCAATACGACTGGCCGCGGGGTAATGGACTTCTCGCGTCCGCTGGAAAATCCAACTGATTCGGCGGCTTACTATAATCAGGTTGGCCACTGGATCGACCCTCCTCCGCACAACAAAGAGTACTTTAATGCCCAGATGATGGCGCTGGATCGCTACTGGAACCAGGTCTCGGAAGGGCATGTATCGCTTATCTGGCACAATTTCCCGGAGGTTTCCGATTCTGCGTACACGCTGCCGCATCCGATGTCGTATTACGGACGTTGCGATTCGGTGGTGATCGGACTTGAGGATTATTTCGAGGACTGCATCCGGCTCGCCGATACGCTCCATATGCTTGGCGACACCAATATCGACTTCTCCCTGTATGACGCGATCATTCTCTTCCATGCCGGATCGGATCGGCAGAATGATATCGGTTTTCCGGAGACCTGCTCTGACCTGTTCACCGGGTTCATTCGATTTGGCGATTCCATTCCGGTGGATGGCGGGGCACGGTATGTCAGAACGGCGCTGTTGATGCCAGAGACCTCGAGTCAGGATAACCGGGCGACAGCACTCAACGCAGTGCTCGCGCATGAATTCGGCCACCAACTTGGGTTGGTGGATATCTACAGCACCACCAATTTTCTGTCGCAGGTCGGCGATTTTTCGCTGATGGACAACAACGGGTTCTCGACCGGGATCGATTTTGGATTTGAGACCGGTCAGGTTTTTGGCGCGATCCCGATCTATCCGGATGCCTGGTCGCGTGCCTATCTTGGATATGTCCCGGTGGTGGATTATCGCCAGGGTTCGGATATCCGAGTAGTGGCGGCCGAGGTCGCCTCGAACGGGACGAAGATCGCGCGAGTGCCGATCTCGGAGAATGAATTTTACCTGATCGAGAATCGCATTCAGGAGACGGATGGGTTGCAGACAGCCGCTCTGGTTGATTCAGCGACCAATGTCATACAGGGTCCGGTCAACCTGGCGCGGCAGTTCACCGGGGAGTATGATTTCCTGATTCCCGGTTCAGGAATGCTGATCTATCTCGTAGACGAGGCAGTGGCCGGATTGGACTGGGATGGTGACGGGCTCAATAACTTTGATGACAATGACCTGCAGATAAATCCAGAGCGGAAATTCCTGACGCTGATCGAAGCCGACGGATTGATCAATTTCGGTGGCTATTATCGGTCCGGGTTTGGTAAAGCGGAAGATATGTACCGGGATGATCGCAACCGATCCTTCACCCCGAACACCAATCCACCATCGATTGATAACAGCGGCAACAATAGCCGCGTGTTTATTACCGGGATCACCCGTGACACGATCCGAGCTCCGCAGGCACACGATGTCACATATCTGGACAGTGTTATGCTGTTCGATCTGGAAACGGAAAATCTGGCGAGCGGTTTCCCGGTGCGGGTGGGGAAGCCGGTATATGGAATTTCTCCAATAGTTGAGGATATGAATAATGACGGCTCGCCTGAAGTGATCGTTGCATCGGGACGGTTCCTGCATGTCATGACCGAATCCGGCGGGAATTATCTTTTGGATGTCGCAGACACCTGCGCAGCATGCCCCCGATACAGGGACAGTTCATTTGCTTCAGTACATCCGGGGCGCGAGCATATCATGCCGGCCTACTTCATTGCCAATAGCGATATCACTACTCAGCCGGTGGTTGGGACATTTGGAGCCGACACGATGAAAATGATCGCGATCGGGTATCAAGTTTCTGCCTCGGGCGGTAAGGTCGTTTTCCTTACGCAGTATGATGATGCGGGTAACGGCTTGGCAGATTTCACCGGTAATACCAATGATGTAACCGGGGTGCCGATCGCCATGGCGTTCAGTAATCAGTTTGTTGTTCTCACCGACTCTGGTCGAGTGTACGGGTTCGACAATCCAGTATCGCCACACAGCGCTTTCAACGTGATCGATGAGCAATATCATGGGCTCTGCCTGATGGGCAATAGAGCAGTGGTGATGCATGGCGACAGTCTGGTCACCCGATTGACGGTACTGGATACACCTTCGGTGACGCTGGAACTCCCGCGATATTACAATTGGGGTCCTGTGGTTTGCGATATGGATCGTGATGGCCAGCCGGAGATTCTGGCGGCTTCGCCCGATGGCTGGATCATCTACGCGACGATCGATACTGCCGGGACAGATCCTGTGCTTCGGATTCTGGAAGAGGGAGAGACGGGCTTTGGTTTTTCGGCCAACCCGGTAGCGGGAGATGCCGATCTGGATGGCTACGCCGACATGATCATTGGCGGCCGCAATGCGATATACGCATTTGACCGTCGAGCTCAGTTGCTGACCAATTTCCCGGTGGAGATCAATGATCGGTATCCATCGGATTCAGTGATATCGGCGCCGATCCATGGCGATCTAAATCATTCCGGTGTACCGGAGATGATCTTCCCGACCGGGATCGGGAATATCTACTCATTCGGTCTGGGGAAATCGTACGGATTCCCGCTCTCAGCGGGTGAGCTTGGCGTTGGTTCGCCGGTAATATTCCATTCGGATACAACCGCCAAGCTGGGGTATGTGGGAGTGGATGGCTGGTTTTATGCTTGGAACATCTCGACCGATTCAACGCGCAATTACTGGCCGATGGCCGGGCATGATGCCCAGGGGAGCTTTGCGCTCCCGGTCGATCAATTGGATGATCCGGTGACCTCGCCGGACAAGTTCGCCGAAAAGAGCTTCTTTAATTATCCGAACCCGGTGACGGAGGGTTCGACAACCTTCCGCTATATTCTCGGGGAGGCGGCCAATCGGGTTGAGATGACCATCTATGATCTGTCGGGGAGAGAGATAGCGTCAATGAATGGTCCGGCTTTTCAAGGGACCAACGAGTATGGTTGGCAGTGCAGCGATGTGACCCCCGGAGTGTACCGCTGTCGAATCGTCATCGATTTTGCCGGGGAAACCAAAACGGCCTTCACCGATGTGGCGGTGATCCGATGA
- a CDS encoding geranylgeranylglycerol-phosphate geranylgeranyltransferase, producing MSIHLVLQLIRFGNCLLAALSVWVGAYMTVGFGISPQLSVAMAGVFFICAGGNLINDIRDRETDRVSHPDRPLPSGSVTEHQVWWLAGVVHALAILLILFSNRLVGLIGLTAIVLLLAYNFGLKRIPLVGNLIVASLAGMTFVCGGLAVDPLAALTLPGPLIATVFAFLFHLIREIVKDVEDREGDRRVGSSSLALWLGVRPSLGIALGLYLVLAASTFVPYAMEWYGLLYLLIVLVGLNIPLTAVLLLSLMQPTVTHLAWARQSLKIGMLVGLASLLIG from the coding sequence GTGTCAATCCATTTAGTCCTCCAGCTCATCAGATTCGGTAATTGTCTTTTGGCGGCTCTTTCCGTTTGGGTTGGCGCATATATGACGGTCGGTTTTGGGATATCTCCCCAGTTGAGTGTCGCCATGGCGGGGGTCTTCTTCATTTGTGCTGGTGGAAACCTGATCAATGATATTCGGGATCGGGAGACTGACCGAGTGAGTCATCCGGATCGGCCGTTGCCTTCAGGAAGCGTGACCGAGCATCAAGTCTGGTGGTTGGCGGGTGTGGTCCACGCACTGGCGATACTACTCATTCTCTTTTCAAATCGACTGGTTGGACTGATCGGGCTGACGGCTATCGTCCTGTTGCTTGCATATAACTTTGGACTAAAGCGCATACCGCTGGTGGGAAACCTGATTGTGGCCAGTTTGGCAGGGATGACTTTTGTGTGCGGCGGCCTGGCAGTTGATCCCTTGGCGGCGCTGACACTTCCGGGGCCACTTATTGCGACCGTTTTTGCATTCCTGTTTCACTTAATACGCGAGATTGTTAAAGATGTGGAGGACAGGGAAGGGGACCGCCGGGTGGGAAGCTCGTCACTTGCATTGTGGCTGGGAGTGCGGCCATCACTCGGGATTGCCCTGGGGTTGTATCTGGTATTAGCTGCATCGACCTTTGTCCCCTATGCGATGGAGTGGTATGGTCTGCTCTATTTACTCATTGTGTTGGTGGGGCTCAATATCCCATTGACCGCGGTGCTTCTGCTGAGTCTGATGCAACCGACAGTCACACATCTCGCGTGGGCGCGGCAGTCGCTGAAAATCGGGATGTTGGTTGGATTGGCTAGCCTGTTGATCGGCTGA
- a CDS encoding NHL repeat-containing protein: MRRFLCLMILPVFLGSCGGPAMKREAPTPAQSQPVAILIERAIDGPMIGQSLRAPSALVSDHRGDSYLCDEGNNRIIKFDTAMKPVVDRGGFGNQPGLFNRPRAITIDNQLNLWICDAGNRRLVRLDGRLNFVDEIPYSDETDPLKYGEPSGIAVTNYGALWVADLERDRVAAFDNVGQFEKFVGDFGAGGGQLREPEGIATDHDDNFYVCDGGNRRVMVYDQYGSDQQALTDDEMILPVAVLMGRGRTVWVLDKLANRFFCFDAEGRNLVVGGIRLIGPGAEDVVPAGFSRPTDSTMVISDAANARLLLCKLIYK, from the coding sequence ATGAGGCGATTTCTTTGCTTAATGATCCTGCCGGTGTTCCTCGGCAGTTGCGGCGGTCCCGCGATGAAGCGGGAAGCTCCTACTCCAGCACAATCTCAGCCAGTAGCTATTCTGATCGAGCGTGCTATCGATGGGCCGATGATCGGTCAATCACTGCGCGCACCATCGGCGCTGGTGAGCGACCACCGGGGGGACAGCTATCTGTGCGACGAGGGGAATAACCGGATAATCAAGTTTGATACCGCTATGAAACCGGTGGTTGATCGAGGGGGATTCGGCAATCAGCCCGGTCTTTTTAACCGCCCGCGCGCTATTACAATCGATAACCAACTCAATCTCTGGATCTGCGACGCGGGGAACCGACGACTGGTCCGATTGGATGGGCGGCTGAATTTTGTCGATGAGATCCCCTATTCCGATGAAACCGATCCGCTGAAGTATGGTGAACCGAGCGGCATTGCGGTAACCAATTATGGTGCGCTGTGGGTGGCCGACCTGGAACGCGACCGTGTGGCGGCGTTCGACAATGTCGGACAATTTGAGAAGTTCGTGGGAGACTTTGGCGCCGGCGGTGGCCAACTTCGCGAGCCGGAAGGGATCGCCACCGATCACGACGACAATTTTTATGTCTGCGACGGCGGTAACCGACGCGTAATGGTTTACGACCAGTATGGCTCCGATCAACAAGCGTTGACCGATGATGAAATGATCCTCCCGGTGGCTGTCTTGATGGGGCGGGGGCGGACGGTCTGGGTTTTGGACAAGTTGGCCAATCGATTTTTCTGTTTTGATGCTGAGGGGAGAAATCTTGTAGTTGGTGGGATTCGCCTGATCGGGCCAGGGGCGGAGGATGTGGTGCCCGCGGGGTTCAGTCGACCGACCGATTCCACGATGGTTATTTCTGATGCGGCCAATGCGAGGCTGCTTCTCTGCAAATTGATCTACAAGTAG
- a CDS encoding PorV/PorQ family protein has protein sequence MKIKVTCLLAILLLVTGMVSTSYADISNAAVLFLRIAPGARAAGMGEAFVAIADDATATHYNPAGLGAYPLSNSSIETNIPAQYRPIKSLAALRSGKGSSVEDYEIWAITSQGLLRSKAGKWSAGEVQATRTDQTVAQLTTRYYNVTNPDELPALIDKVAAANNRTPKSDVQGFRDAVIAMAPSDYSDRAGLEQSLDSILEAWSQVRINWDRFAEAQSIFNDAKKDSALTARETERIQFAVERSRNRFIPEEVTFPFSVKLSGEPTVLTSQDNLLIIGTTAGMVRYNGKNWQTFTTEGGLPSDSITCLRTFSSTTLIGTTAGMAKFNGLTIEPFDTSSAAPIGRVSAMSAGTGNELFAVVDADLYRFDGVKWSNTFPYTVLIDDTSAKIAAKYTIYGSPTDLRRFEEKYRAANVGMENLNNPGPGTVINVPYLGILNGEVSSVLGGIPGQSVWIGTDQGVIMMTRDGWQMPGYREYTADSIMTIAQVAALRKDLSGTTLAEYTEGLKVVNDLPEGIIPPGRTVLIHKNAASSPVTSIDWYDEIVYVGTEAGLLEYSREEWRRSDFRGLGDEPSRRVSMVNSQLWAASDRRMVTGASAHPEISTMYVKWLPELADDLYYTYFSGVFPVGSIGGTVGLSTSFISYGTITRTGENAEDLGTFDAFDFAFQGSYGTSLTNKLKGGLSAKFLWSHLAEQGAAAEKGKGTSYGFALDFGLLYHASDKLNLGMALTNLGPKMTYIDANQADDLPRNLSVGAAYKLLRSRDTRVTVTAEYNKMMVGLNDSFTDELLKEAVFNGGVEATFLNLISGRFGYVYDEEGDVKVWTLGAGINALERFRFDVAYIPSGESVALANITRFSLSILL, from the coding sequence ATGAAGATCAAAGTGACCTGCCTGTTGGCTATCCTTCTTCTGGTGACCGGAATGGTTTCCACGAGTTACGCGGATATCTCCAACGCTGCGGTGTTATTCCTGAGAATTGCACCCGGTGCGCGCGCCGCAGGTATGGGTGAAGCATTTGTGGCTATCGCGGATGATGCGACCGCTACGCACTACAACCCTGCCGGTTTGGGAGCTTATCCGCTCTCCAACAGCTCCATTGAAACGAATATCCCCGCGCAGTATCGCCCGATCAAAAGTCTGGCGGCCTTGCGCTCCGGCAAGGGAAGCAGTGTTGAGGATTACGAGATCTGGGCGATCACCTCGCAGGGGTTGCTTCGCTCCAAGGCGGGAAAGTGGTCGGCCGGTGAAGTACAGGCGACCAGAACTGACCAGACGGTTGCTCAACTAACAACCCGGTATTACAACGTGACCAATCCGGATGAACTTCCGGCTTTGATAGACAAAGTCGCGGCGGCCAACAATCGGACACCGAAGTCCGATGTCCAGGGATTCCGCGATGCGGTGATCGCGATGGCGCCGTCCGATTATTCTGACCGCGCCGGGCTCGAGCAGTCACTCGACTCGATTCTTGAGGCCTGGTCACAGGTGCGTATAAATTGGGATCGATTTGCCGAGGCACAGTCGATCTTTAACGATGCCAAGAAAGATTCTGCGCTAACCGCGCGGGAGACCGAGCGGATCCAGTTTGCGGTAGAGCGCTCCAGGAACCGGTTTATCCCCGAAGAGGTGACGTTTCCGTTTTCAGTGAAACTATCGGGCGAGCCTACCGTGCTGACCTCGCAGGACAATTTACTGATCATAGGCACCACGGCCGGGATGGTTCGCTACAACGGCAAAAATTGGCAGACCTTCACGACCGAGGGCGGATTGCCTTCCGACTCGATCACCTGTCTGCGTACATTCAGTTCTACAACGCTGATCGGCACAACTGCCGGAATGGCTAAGTTTAATGGGCTGACGATCGAACCGTTTGATACCTCATCCGCTGCCCCCATTGGGCGAGTATCGGCAATGTCTGCCGGTACCGGAAACGAACTGTTTGCGGTCGTGGATGCAGACCTCTATCGGTTTGACGGTGTCAAGTGGTCGAACACATTCCCCTATACCGTTCTGATCGACGACACTTCGGCCAAGATCGCGGCGAAATACACGATCTATGGTTCGCCGACTGATCTGCGGAGATTCGAAGAGAAGTATCGCGCGGCCAACGTGGGCATGGAGAATCTCAATAACCCCGGTCCGGGGACGGTGATCAATGTCCCGTACCTTGGGATCCTGAACGGAGAGGTCTCCTCGGTACTCGGTGGCATTCCGGGACAGAGTGTCTGGATCGGAACAGATCAAGGCGTGATCATGATGACCCGTGATGGTTGGCAGATGCCGGGCTATCGCGAGTATACAGCTGATTCGATCATGACGATCGCACAGGTTGCGGCGCTGCGCAAAGACCTCAGCGGCACCACACTTGCAGAGTACACCGAAGGACTCAAAGTGGTCAATGACCTTCCGGAAGGGATCATTCCTCCGGGACGCACGGTCCTCATCCACAAAAACGCGGCATCCTCGCCGGTTACTTCGATCGACTGGTATGACGAGATCGTCTATGTCGGGACGGAAGCCGGATTGCTGGAGTATTCGCGGGAAGAGTGGCGGCGGAGCGATTTCCGCGGCCTTGGTGACGAACCATCGCGACGTGTTTCGATGGTGAACTCACAGTTGTGGGCGGCGAGCGATCGTCGTATGGTGACAGGCGCTTCCGCTCATCCGGAGATCTCCACGATGTATGTGAAGTGGTTGCCTGAACTTGCGGACGACCTTTACTACACGTATTTCTCTGGCGTCTTCCCGGTGGGGAGTATTGGCGGGACAGTTGGCCTGTCGACCTCTTTCATTTCATACGGAACGATCACCCGTACCGGTGAGAACGCAGAAGATCTGGGCACATTCGATGCGTTTGATTTCGCGTTCCAGGGTTCCTACGGAACATCCCTGACCAACAAGCTCAAGGGCGGACTTTCTGCCAAGTTCCTCTGGTCGCATCTTGCCGAGCAGGGAGCGGCGGCGGAAAAGGGGAAGGGGACCTCGTATGGGTTTGCACTCGACTTCGGATTGCTGTATCATGCCAGCGACAAGCTGAACCTGGGTATGGCGCTGACCAATCTTGGTCCGAAGATGACGTACATCGATGCCAACCAGGCGGACGATCTTCCGCGCAACCTGTCGGTTGGAGCGGCCTACAAGCTGCTGCGCAGCCGCGACACGCGAGTGACCGTCACGGCCGAGTACAACAAAATGATGGTTGGACTGAATGACAGCTTCACCGATGAGCTGCTCAAAGAAGCGGTCTTCAACGGTGGTGTCGAAGCGACCTTCCTGAATCTGATCTCTGGTCGATTCGGCTATGTCTACGACGAAGAGGGTGATGTCAAGGTCTGGACGCTTGGCGCGGGGATCAATGCGCTGGAGCGGTTCCGTTTTGATGTCGCCTATATTCCGAGCGGTGAGTCGGTGGCATTGGCCAATATCACACGCTTCTCGTTGTCCATTTTGCTCTAG
- a CDS encoding MoxR family ATPase, which translates to MHTDIQQIQAVVERESSFVDKLQGQISNVIVGQRYLIDRLLIGILANGHILIEGVPGLAKTLSVKTLSDAIQVKFSRLQFTPDLLPADLIGTMIYNPQKAEFTVRKGPVFANIILADEINRAPAKVQSALLEAMQERQVTIGDTTYKLDEPFLVMATQNPIEQEGTYPLPEAQVDRFMLMLKVTYPTPAEEREIMDRNTAVETRKVEKVISPQDIVRAREVVRSIYVDEKIKEYIINLIFATREPQKYRLNDLSSLISFGASPRATIYLNLAAKAHAFLRGRGYVTPEDIKAIGPDVLRHRVLLTYEAEAEEITSDDIVKKVFDAIDVP; encoded by the coding sequence ATGCACACGGATATTCAACAGATCCAGGCAGTGGTCGAGCGAGAATCCTCGTTTGTCGACAAGCTGCAGGGTCAGATCAGCAATGTCATCGTCGGCCAGCGTTACCTGATCGACCGACTGCTGATCGGTATACTGGCGAACGGTCATATCCTGATCGAGGGTGTGCCGGGACTGGCGAAAACGCTGTCGGTGAAAACTCTCTCGGACGCGATTCAGGTGAAGTTCAGCCGACTGCAGTTCACCCCCGACCTGCTTCCGGCCGACCTGATCGGCACGATGATCTACAATCCGCAGAAGGCGGAGTTTACTGTTCGCAAGGGTCCGGTCTTTGCCAATATCATCCTGGCTGACGAAATCAACCGCGCTCCTGCCAAAGTGCAGTCAGCGCTGTTGGAAGCAATGCAGGAACGTCAGGTGACGATCGGCGACACCACCTATAAGCTGGATGAACCGTTCCTCGTGATGGCAACGCAGAACCCGATCGAGCAGGAAGGAACCTATCCGCTTCCGGAAGCTCAAGTCGATCGATTCATGTTGATGTTGAAAGTAACCTATCCGACTCCGGCCGAAGAGCGGGAGATCATGGACAGGAATACAGCGGTCGAGACACGTAAAGTAGAGAAGGTGATCTCTCCGCAGGATATCGTGCGCGCGCGCGAGGTGGTGCGCTCGATCTATGTCGATGAAAAGATCAAAGAGTATATCATCAACCTGATCTTCGCGACCCGCGAGCCGCAGAAGTACCGGTTGAATGACCTGTCGAGCCTGATCTCATTCGGAGCGTCGCCGCGTGCGACGATCTACCTGAACCTGGCGGCCAAGGCGCATGCGTTCCTGCGTGGACGCGGCTATGTGACGCCGGAGGATATCAAGGCGATCGGCCCCGATGTCCTGCGTCACCGCGTGCTGTTGACCTATGAGGCCGAGGCTGAAGAGATCACCTCGGATGATATCGTCAAGAAGGTGTTTGACGCGATCGACGTTCCATGA